Proteins encoded in a region of the Haloarchaeobius salinus genome:
- the uppS gene encoding polyprenyl diphosphate synthase codes for MRAWVRQRWRSTYEQLLKREISGSPTHVAVIQDGNRRYARQRGDDAPDGHKAGAKTSEEILQWCRDVGVEELTLYTFSTENFERPQEELDPLFDLMAEKLRDFADHDQIHEHEVAIRVIGDAEMLPERVRSAVRHAEEQTRGYDEFVLNIALAYGGRNELLTAAREIARAVDEGELAAEDVDVGTVEDRLYGQSVRDVDLIIRTGGAERTSNFLPWHANGNEAAVFFCAPYWPEFSKVDFLRAIRTYENREQSWRRTRARRALALVKAFGTTELAEATSVVRKFRDSLSGSEHDEASRVAEETTTAD; via the coding sequence ATGCGAGCGTGGGTCCGGCAGCGGTGGCGGTCGACGTACGAGCAGCTGTTGAAGCGGGAGATATCGGGCTCGCCGACCCACGTCGCCGTCATCCAGGACGGGAACCGCCGGTACGCCCGACAGCGCGGCGACGACGCCCCCGACGGGCACAAGGCGGGCGCGAAGACCAGCGAGGAGATCCTGCAGTGGTGCCGCGACGTGGGCGTCGAGGAGCTGACGCTGTACACGTTCTCGACGGAGAACTTCGAGCGGCCACAGGAGGAGCTCGACCCGCTGTTCGACCTGATGGCGGAGAAGCTGCGGGACTTCGCGGACCACGACCAGATCCACGAGCACGAGGTCGCCATCCGCGTCATCGGTGACGCCGAGATGCTCCCAGAGCGGGTCCGGTCGGCCGTCCGCCACGCCGAGGAGCAGACCCGGGGCTACGACGAGTTCGTGCTCAACATCGCGCTGGCCTACGGCGGCCGGAACGAACTGCTCACCGCCGCCCGGGAGATCGCCCGTGCCGTGGACGAGGGCGAACTCGCCGCCGAGGACGTCGACGTCGGGACCGTCGAGGACCGGCTCTACGGCCAGTCGGTTCGGGACGTGGACCTCATCATCCGGACCGGCGGGGCCGAGCGCACCTCGAACTTCCTGCCGTGGCACGCCAACGGGAACGAGGCCGCCGTCTTCTTCTGTGCGCCGTACTGGCCGGAGTTCTCGAAGGTGGACTTCCTCCGGGCCATCCGGACCTACGAGAACCGCGAGCAGTCCTGGCGGCGCACCCGTGCCCGCCGGGCGCTCGCGCTCGTGAAGGCGTTCGGCACCACGGAGCTCGCCGAGGCGACCAGCGTCGTCCGGAAGTTCCGCGACTCGCTCTCGGGCAGCGAGCACGACGAGGCCTCCCGGGTCGCCGAGGAGACGACGACGGCGGACTGA
- the hemA gene encoding glutamyl-tRNA reductase — MIGASGVISGVRVSHSVASVDDIAAASGATQREVVTDLTARDGVHEAFCLHTCNRAEAYVVTDDPATGRAALASYTERVDDDVVVRMDHEESLRHLLRVAAGLESIVLGEDQILGQIRSAYEDARGVDGLGAMLDDAVLKSIHVGERVRDETDINEGVVSLGSAAANLVAAERDLPESTALVVGAGEMATLAARALADRGVAELVVANRTLPHAEHLVGEVEVDAEAVTLAAVDSVTRDADVVVTATGSDEPVIARADLDDGRERTVFDLAQPRDVEAAARELDAVDVYDLDDLEDVTDETREKRREAAGEVETMVETEFDLLLEQYKRKRADEVIAAMYESAERVKAREVETALSKLDLDDEEREVVESMADALVGQLLAPPTRSLRDAAAEDDWATINTALQLFDPEFGGSPPAFVGAVAGDDDADMPTGVVTDDD; from the coding sequence ATGATAGGTGCCTCTGGCGTCATCTCAGGCGTTCGCGTCTCGCACTCGGTCGCCAGTGTCGACGACATCGCGGCGGCCAGCGGAGCCACCCAGCGCGAGGTCGTCACCGACCTGACCGCACGCGACGGCGTCCACGAGGCGTTCTGTCTGCACACCTGCAACCGTGCGGAGGCGTACGTCGTCACCGACGACCCGGCGACCGGTCGGGCGGCGCTTGCGTCCTACACCGAGCGCGTGGACGACGACGTGGTCGTCCGGATGGACCACGAGGAGAGCCTGCGACACCTGCTCCGTGTCGCGGCCGGCCTCGAGTCCATCGTCCTCGGCGAGGACCAGATCCTTGGCCAGATCCGCTCCGCCTACGAGGACGCCCGTGGTGTCGACGGGCTCGGGGCGATGCTCGACGACGCCGTGTTGAAGTCGATCCACGTCGGCGAACGCGTCCGCGACGAGACCGACATCAACGAGGGTGTCGTCTCGCTGGGGTCGGCCGCCGCGAACCTCGTCGCCGCCGAGCGCGACCTCCCCGAGTCGACGGCGCTCGTCGTCGGTGCGGGCGAGATGGCGACGCTCGCGGCACGGGCGCTCGCCGACCGCGGCGTCGCCGAGCTCGTCGTCGCGAACCGGACACTCCCGCACGCCGAACACCTCGTGGGCGAGGTCGAGGTCGACGCCGAGGCGGTCACGTTGGCCGCCGTCGACAGCGTGACGCGGGACGCCGACGTGGTCGTCACGGCGACGGGCAGCGACGAACCGGTCATCGCGCGGGCCGACCTCGACGACGGCCGCGAACGGACCGTCTTCGACCTCGCACAGCCCCGTGACGTCGAGGCGGCCGCCCGCGAGCTGGACGCCGTCGACGTGTACGACCTCGACGACCTCGAGGACGTCACCGACGAGACGCGGGAGAAGCGCCGTGAAGCAGCCGGCGAGGTCGAGACGATGGTCGAGACGGAGTTCGACCTCCTGCTCGAACAGTACAAGCGAAAGCGCGCCGACGAGGTCATCGCGGCGATGTACGAGTCCGCGGAGCGCGTGAAGGCCCGGGAGGTCGAGACCGCCCTCTCGAAGCTCGACCTCGACGACGAGGAGCGCGAGGTCGTCGAGTCGATGGCGGACGCGCTGGTCGGCCAGCTGCTCGCGCCACCGACGAGGAGCCTGCGCGACGCCGCCGCCGAGGACGACTGGGCGACCATCAACACGGCGCTCCAGCTGTTCGACCCCGAGTTCGGCGGTTCGCCGCCCGCCTTCGTCGGTGCGGTCGCGGGCGACGACGACGCCGACATGCCGACCGGTGTCGTCACCGACGACGACTGA
- a CDS encoding GNAT family N-acetyltransferase: MATIRTATVADLDAMRTFEREFVGHDVSRETFRERFERVPELFVLAEADGGRAGSGDGTLLGAASGYANGPEVDDDAAVLAAIGVRNGHEGNGLGRELLSAFEEGARVHADVVSVASADNVEGFYRACGYEPSLILVQVAGDELPADHASRVDLVDERSEDGTRFCYVGFDEYRPSVRVDARDRLGGFAANTIFRKRLDRD, encoded by the coding sequence ATGGCGACCATCAGAACCGCGACCGTGGCCGACCTCGACGCGATGCGCACCTTCGAGCGCGAGTTCGTCGGCCACGACGTGTCCCGGGAGACGTTCCGCGAGCGGTTCGAGCGCGTCCCGGAACTGTTCGTGCTCGCCGAGGCCGACGGCGGGCGGGCCGGCTCCGGTGACGGCACCCTCCTCGGGGCCGCATCGGGCTACGCGAACGGCCCGGAGGTCGACGACGACGCCGCCGTCCTCGCGGCCATCGGCGTCAGGAACGGCCACGAGGGGAACGGCCTCGGGCGGGAACTGCTGAGCGCGTTCGAGGAGGGAGCACGGGTGCACGCCGACGTGGTCAGCGTCGCCTCGGCCGACAACGTCGAGGGGTTCTACCGCGCCTGCGGCTACGAGCCGTCGCTGATTCTGGTGCAGGTCGCCGGGGACGAGTTGCCCGCCGACCACGCCAGCCGCGTCGACCTCGTCGACGAGCGGAGCGAGGACGGCACCCGGTTCTGCTACGTCGGCTTCGACGAGTACCGGCCGTCGGTCCGGGTCGACGCTCGCGACCGACTCGGCGGCTTCGCGGCGAACACGATATTCAGGAAGAGACTCGACCGCGACTGA
- a CDS encoding DUF5778 family protein → MSDTVDDDLVKRTKALLEPGDIDLNGVIVHTDYSGQEDLEMMQATLDAGDIIAEHAGHDPKDVYVHSGNDDPDFSSNQHQGLTIDGEEFVWECQQLLRQGSFDVVIYYEAAADHEAIVAGIEDLGYDVTGVRGD, encoded by the coding sequence ATGAGCGACACCGTCGACGACGATCTCGTGAAACGGACGAAGGCGCTGCTCGAACCCGGCGACATCGACCTCAACGGCGTCATCGTCCACACGGACTACTCGGGCCAGGAGGACCTCGAGATGATGCAGGCGACGCTCGACGCGGGCGACATCATCGCCGAGCACGCGGGCCACGACCCGAAGGACGTCTACGTCCACTCCGGCAACGACGACCCCGACTTCTCCTCGAACCAGCATCAGGGGCTCACCATCGACGGCGAGGAGTTCGTCTGGGAGTGCCAGCAGCTCCTCCGACAGGGGAGCTTCGACGTTGTCATCTACTACGAGGCGGCCGCCGACCACGAGGCCATCGTCGCGGGCATCGAGGACCTCGGCTACGACGTGACGGGCGTCCGCGGCGACTGA
- a CDS encoding universal stress protein, with product MYDTVLFPTDGSDATNRARRHAIDLARQYDATLHVLSVVTEDPYRDETAAERASEEAERTVETVANAAREDGVDVTTAVRQGVPHEAVLDYADEAAADMIVMGTHGRTGVDRAIIGSVTERVVRTADVPVVTIRMTDEPTIHDADEAEELAIAELSAHGYDDPTVTEEPYRTTGSWIVPAKAGDRTVQVHIDATSGSARIARLRD from the coding sequence ATGTACGACACGGTGCTGTTTCCCACCGACGGGAGTGACGCGACGAACCGGGCGCGACGCCACGCCATCGACCTCGCGAGACAGTACGACGCGACCCTGCACGTGCTCTCCGTCGTCACCGAGGACCCCTACCGCGACGAGACCGCGGCGGAGCGGGCGAGCGAGGAGGCCGAGCGGACCGTCGAGACCGTCGCGAACGCCGCCCGGGAGGACGGCGTCGACGTGACGACCGCCGTCCGGCAGGGCGTCCCCCACGAGGCCGTCCTCGACTACGCCGACGAGGCCGCCGCCGACATGATCGTCATGGGGACCCACGGCCGCACCGGCGTCGACCGGGCCATCATCGGGAGCGTCACCGAGCGCGTCGTCCGCACCGCCGACGTGCCCGTCGTCACCATCCGGATGACCGACGAGCCGACCATCCACGACGCCGACGAGGCCGAGGAACTCGCGATAGCGGAGCTGAGCGCCCACGGCTACGACGACCCGACGGTCACCGAGGAGCCGTACCGGACCACCGGCTCGTGGATCGTTCCCGCGAAGGCCGGCGACCGCACGGTCCAGGTCCACATCGACGCCACGTCGGGGTCGGCGCGCATCGCCCGCCTCCGGGACTGA
- a CDS encoding 4a-hydroxytetrahydrobiopterin dehydratase: protein MADVLSDDEVDEQLPEGWDRDGDEIVRVFEFDDYMKGVNFAQLTGEIAEAQFHHPELIIRYEEVEVRFTSHEAGGITEQDIEMADILNAEV, encoded by the coding sequence ATGGCAGACGTGCTGTCCGACGACGAGGTCGACGAGCAGCTCCCCGAGGGCTGGGACCGGGACGGCGACGAGATCGTCCGGGTGTTCGAGTTCGACGACTACATGAAAGGCGTCAACTTCGCGCAGCTGACGGGCGAGATCGCCGAGGCACAGTTCCACCATCCGGAGCTGATAATCCGGTACGAGGAGGTCGAGGTCCGCTTCACCAGCCACGAGGCGGGTGGTATCACCGAACAGGACATCGAGATGGCCGATATCCTCAACGCGGAAGTGTAG
- a CDS encoding HAD family hydrolase, with the protein MPPEYDYWLLDLDGTLVDVDWSYTREVFDRVGDRLGRRFTDQEAHTLWHGLTGKRDDQLRAWGVDPAEFWPAFHAVEDPQVRAENTFLHPDAAFVGDLDCPVGLVTHCQQFLADPVIDHVGIRDWFDSIVCCTDDTGWKPDPTPVYHALRDMGVARPPVATDGGVATGGRGVLAGDGSGDVGAAWNAGLDAIHVERHGHEFRGHCVMGDHRVETFAELWTDDRY; encoded by the coding sequence ATGCCGCCCGAGTACGACTACTGGCTGCTGGACCTCGACGGGACCCTCGTCGACGTGGACTGGTCCTACACCCGCGAGGTGTTCGACCGCGTCGGCGACCGTCTCGGCCGCCGGTTCACCGACCAGGAGGCCCATACCCTCTGGCACGGCCTCACCGGCAAGCGCGACGACCAGCTCCGCGCGTGGGGCGTCGACCCCGCCGAGTTCTGGCCCGCCTTCCACGCCGTCGAGGACCCCCAGGTCCGCGCCGAGAACACATTCCTCCACCCCGACGCAGCGTTCGTTGGCGACCTCGACTGTCCAGTCGGGCTCGTCACGCACTGCCAGCAGTTCCTCGCCGACCCCGTCATCGACCACGTCGGCATCCGCGACTGGTTCGATTCCATCGTCTGCTGCACCGACGACACCGGCTGGAAGCCCGACCCGACACCCGTCTACCACGCGCTCCGGGACATGGGCGTCGCGAGGCCGCCGGTCGCCACCGACGGTGGCGTCGCGACCGGGGGCAGGGGCGTCCTCGCCGGCGACGGCAGCGGCGACGTCGGCGCGGCCTGGAACGCCGGCCTCGACGCCATCCACGTCGAGCGCCACGGCCACGAGTTCCGCGGCCACTGCGTGATGGGCGACCACCGCGTCGAGACGTTCGCCGAGCTGTGGACCGACGACCGGTACTGA
- a CDS encoding precorrin-2 dehydrogenase/sirohydrochlorin ferrochelatase family protein: MIPLLHDFTDTTVLVVGGGRVGARKARRFAREARVVVVSPAFADEGEDAPAVDFGGAEKVRAALEPDDVGDWLDRLDPVLVVAATDDGELNAAVERAAKARTVLVNRTDTHGGRDPGSVVVPATVRDDPVVVAISTGGASPALSKHLRETLEEDIEGSGAMAELTGLVREELQAREIQPERRRTVVRDVVRSPDVWTALRTGNPNLRQIAREVVADRALDEA; encoded by the coding sequence ATGATCCCGTTGCTCCACGACTTCACCGACACGACGGTCCTCGTCGTCGGCGGCGGACGCGTCGGCGCGCGCAAGGCCCGGCGGTTCGCCCGCGAGGCCCGCGTCGTCGTCGTCAGCCCCGCGTTCGCCGACGAGGGCGAGGACGCCCCGGCCGTCGACTTCGGCGGTGCCGAGAAGGTCCGCGCGGCGCTCGAACCCGACGATGTCGGGGACTGGCTTGACCGGCTGGACCCGGTACTCGTCGTCGCCGCGACCGACGACGGCGAGCTGAACGCGGCCGTCGAGCGCGCCGCGAAGGCCCGTACCGTGCTCGTGAACCGGACCGACACGCACGGTGGCCGCGACCCCGGCAGCGTGGTCGTGCCCGCGACCGTGCGTGACGACCCCGTCGTCGTCGCCATCTCGACGGGTGGGGCGTCACCGGCGCTGTCGAAGCACCTCCGCGAGACGCTCGAGGAGGATATCGAGGGTTCGGGTGCGATGGCCGAGCTGACCGGGCTCGTCCGCGAGGAGCTGCAGGCCCGGGAGATCCAACCCGAGCGACGGCGCACCGTGGTACGGGACGTGGTTCGGTCCCCCGACGTTTGGACAGCTTTACGTACAGGAAACCCCAACCTCCGGCAGATAGCGCGCGAGGTCGTTGCCGACCGCGCACTCGACGAAGCATGA
- the lwrS gene encoding LWR-salt protein — MQAAYVVRVRFRLAPTEGRVSVDPSTFETTVRWSAPEPGSDGWLFFRDHCWHGEFNDPAHARELVADALGVPVEDASFSELRTDGAYLDALKAEVGADLTLFNAESTSEALSKYLGSSIHVVDEL, encoded by the coding sequence GTGCAGGCGGCGTACGTCGTCCGGGTGCGCTTCCGACTCGCCCCGACCGAGGGACGGGTGTCGGTCGACCCGTCGACGTTCGAGACCACCGTTCGCTGGTCGGCACCCGAGCCCGGCAGCGACGGCTGGCTGTTCTTCCGCGACCACTGCTGGCACGGCGAGTTCAACGACCCGGCCCACGCGAGGGAGCTCGTCGCCGACGCACTCGGCGTGCCGGTCGAGGACGCCTCCTTCAGCGAACTGCGGACCGACGGGGCGTACCTCGACGCACTGAAGGCCGAGGTCGGTGCCGACCTGACGCTGTTCAACGCCGAGTCGACGAGCGAGGCGCTCTCGAAGTACCTCGGGAGCTCCATCCACGTCGTCGACGAGCTGTGA
- a CDS encoding cold-shock protein, translating to MATGTVDFFKESGGYGFIATEDHDEDVFFHMEDVGGDDLEEGQEVEFEIVDTDDGPRAQNLTRL from the coding sequence ATGGCAACAGGTACTGTCGATTTCTTCAAGGAATCGGGTGGTTACGGCTTCATCGCGACGGAGGACCACGACGAGGACGTGTTCTTCCACATGGAGGACGTCGGCGGCGACGACCTGGAGGAGGGCCAGGAGGTCGAGTTCGAGATCGTCGACACCGACGACGGGCCGCGGGCGCAGAACCTCACGCGACTGTAG
- a CDS encoding helix-turn-helix transcriptional regulator, with translation MEGDETVDREFLLEVVKRAPMLAALREGSMTPRDLEHRLGISRSTRHRNTTSLTDRGVLEKSDGEYRLTEFGRALADVVATFETDMQTTVRLAPVFDAVSDSLPTCPTDIFADATVTTTDQGDPFGPLARFVSLVRETDSLRMMDSYAVAPTYIDEVHGRILDGLHTEVIERPDVANDIMEHYPRRCVELCASEHLTMKLFDDLPFGLAILDNRVGIGVRDDETNVPRAFVDTDASEARDWAETLFETYWDESVPLRRFNPKALQEAIERHDL, from the coding sequence ATGGAGGGCGACGAAACCGTCGACCGCGAGTTCCTCCTCGAAGTCGTCAAACGAGCGCCGATGCTCGCAGCTCTCAGGGAGGGATCGATGACTCCCCGTGACCTCGAGCACCGCCTCGGGATCTCGAGATCGACGAGACACCGGAACACGACCTCACTCACTGACCGGGGGGTCCTCGAGAAGTCAGATGGCGAATACAGGCTGACCGAGTTCGGGCGGGCACTCGCGGATGTCGTCGCAACGTTCGAGACGGACATGCAGACGACCGTTCGGCTCGCCCCGGTGTTCGACGCCGTTTCCGACAGCCTACCCACGTGCCCAACCGACATCTTCGCCGACGCAACCGTCACGACGACCGACCAGGGCGACCCGTTCGGGCCGCTGGCGCGGTTCGTCTCACTGGTCCGGGAGACCGACTCGTTGCGCATGATGGATTCGTACGCAGTCGCGCCGACGTACATCGACGAGGTCCACGGGAGGATTCTCGATGGTCTGCATACGGAGGTCATCGAGCGTCCGGACGTCGCGAACGACATCATGGAACACTATCCGAGGAGGTGTGTGGAGCTCTGTGCGAGTGAGCACCTCACGATGAAGCTGTTCGACGATCTCCCGTTCGGACTCGCCATCCTCGACAACCGGGTCGGAATCGGTGTTCGGGACGATGAGACGAACGTCCCCCGTGCGTTCGTCGACACCGACGCCAGCGAAGCGCGCGACTGGGCTGAAACGCTCTTCGAGACCTACTGGGACGAGTCGGTTCCGTTGCGACGGTTCAACCCGAAGGCACTGCAGGAGGCAATCGAACGCCACGACCTGTAA
- a CDS encoding M48 family metalloprotease translates to MSLQLRLRMVVAATGLAVTTLALCATLFAAVFAVLRLVGVAPVASGTLAAILVLAPAAYAVGTELRSSPLSTFDAPVTDSPPEVDALVSRTSSQLAVPTPAVRLLDTDAPVALVTGLRPSSTTLVVSTGTLDALDDDELRAVVAHELAHVANRDVAVTSACAVPVFVADDLFGWGLSTLGDEPGTAAHPLSAVALLFSLAVGGAFLAVGRGLLVLFTRQRERAADRAAVALTGDPAALASALTALDGRFDGSPVTDLRAADGVEAFSIVPPPPENPDPPVLLGPDGDREPYGWTVRRRFIEVKNRLPDSHPPTAERIETLRDTS, encoded by the coding sequence GTGTCCCTCCAGCTCCGCCTCCGGATGGTCGTCGCGGCGACCGGGCTCGCGGTCACGACGCTCGCGCTCTGTGCGACGCTGTTCGCGGCCGTCTTCGCCGTCCTCCGGCTGGTCGGCGTCGCGCCCGTCGCGTCCGGCACGCTCGCGGCCATCCTCGTGCTCGCCCCGGCGGCGTACGCCGTCGGCACCGAACTCCGGTCGTCGCCGCTGTCGACGTTCGACGCGCCCGTCACCGACTCGCCACCGGAGGTCGACGCGCTCGTGTCCCGTACCAGCTCGCAGCTCGCCGTGCCGACGCCGGCAGTCCGCCTGCTCGACACCGATGCGCCGGTCGCGCTGGTGACGGGGCTCCGACCGTCGTCGACGACGCTCGTCGTCTCGACGGGAACGCTCGACGCGCTCGACGACGACGAGCTCCGCGCCGTCGTCGCCCACGAACTCGCCCACGTCGCCAACCGCGACGTGGCGGTGACGAGCGCCTGCGCGGTGCCGGTGTTCGTCGCGGACGACCTGTTCGGCTGGGGGCTCTCGACGCTCGGGGACGAGCCCGGAACGGCTGCACACCCCCTCAGCGCCGTCGCGTTGCTGTTCAGTCTCGCCGTCGGTGGTGCCTTCCTCGCGGTCGGGAGGGGGCTGCTCGTGCTGTTCACCCGCCAGCGCGAGCGCGCCGCCGACCGTGCCGCCGTCGCGCTGACCGGGGACCCCGCCGCACTCGCCAGTGCGCTGACGGCGCTCGACGGCCGGTTCGACGGCTCGCCGGTGACCGACCTCCGTGCGGCCGACGGTGTCGAGGCCTTCTCCATCGTCCCGCCGCCACCCGAGAACCCCGACCCACCCGTGCTGCTCGGTCCCGACGGCGACCGCGAACCCTACGGCTGGACGGTCCGCCGCCGGTTCATCGAGGTGAAGAACCGACTGCCCGACTCGCACCCACCGACTGCGGAGCGCATCGAGACGCTCCGGGACACCAGCTGA
- the ahbB gene encoding siroheme decarboxylase subunit beta, with protein sequence MGRAVEYELDRTDRAVVNAFQGGFPVVRRPFEPAAAALRDRGVQVSADELVERVRTLDDEGVLSRFGPLVNAQEIGGTATLVAMHAPEDRFDEVAEQVNAHREVAHNYEREHPHLNMWFVLSVADGEDETAAERVESVLAEIEAETGQETYNLPKQQEFRVEAKFYLDGPVADGDLDLTGLGPSVEPSGRKTLTPRERDLVLEIQDGFPVTATPYLDVAETLDEDVDWVVETVRRFEREGKIRRIGVIPNHYALGYTENGMTVWNVPDDVVDEVGPVVAGLDFVTHCYERPRHDGVWPYNFFAMTHGRSEAESQQRIEQVREKMAEYWDVDDEDWDSLFSTRILKKTGIRLAERADANTDVEVEAQ encoded by the coding sequence ATGGGACGGGCCGTGGAGTACGAGCTGGACAGAACCGACCGCGCCGTCGTCAACGCCTTCCAGGGAGGGTTCCCGGTGGTCCGCCGACCGTTCGAACCGGCGGCGGCCGCACTCCGGGACCGAGGCGTCCAGGTGAGCGCCGACGAGCTGGTCGAGCGCGTCCGGACGCTCGACGACGAGGGGGTCCTGAGCCGGTTCGGGCCGCTCGTCAACGCACAGGAGATCGGCGGTACCGCGACGCTCGTCGCGATGCACGCCCCCGAGGACCGGTTCGACGAGGTCGCCGAGCAGGTCAACGCGCACCGCGAGGTCGCACACAACTACGAGCGAGAGCATCCCCACCTCAACATGTGGTTCGTGCTCTCGGTCGCCGACGGCGAGGACGAGACCGCTGCGGAGCGCGTCGAGTCCGTCCTCGCGGAGATCGAGGCGGAGACGGGACAGGAGACGTACAACCTGCCGAAACAGCAGGAGTTCCGCGTCGAGGCGAAGTTCTACCTCGACGGCCCCGTCGCGGACGGCGACCTCGACCTCACCGGGCTCGGGCCGAGCGTCGAGCCCTCCGGTCGGAAGACGCTGACGCCCCGCGAGCGCGACCTCGTCCTCGAGATACAGGACGGGTTCCCCGTGACGGCGACGCCGTACCTCGATGTCGCGGAGACGCTCGACGAGGACGTGGACTGGGTCGTCGAGACGGTCCGCCGGTTCGAGCGCGAGGGAAAGATACGGCGCATCGGCGTCATCCCGAACCACTACGCGCTCGGCTACACGGAGAACGGGATGACCGTCTGGAACGTGCCCGACGACGTGGTCGACGAGGTCGGCCCCGTCGTCGCCGGTCTCGACTTCGTCACGCACTGCTACGAGCGCCCCCGCCACGATGGGGTCTGGCCGTACAACTTCTTCGCGATGACCCACGGCCGCTCGGAGGCGGAGAGCCAGCAGCGCATCGAGCAGGTCCGCGAGAAGATGGCGGAGTACTGGGACGTCGACGACGAGGACTGGGATTCGCTGTTCTCGACGCGCATCCTGAAGAAAACGGGTATCCGGCTCGCGGAGCGGGCGGACGCGAACACGGACGTCGAAGTGGAGGCCCAGTGA
- a CDS encoding nickel-binding protein, whose amino-acid sequence MTDPELADFLILRILDEPVTHAERERASERSVAAVETARDEGTAIDWVRSEIMTNEDDEVTGTLCHFRAETEDAIYEHADCAGLPVTRIERRGQPVDGPQQS is encoded by the coding sequence ATGACCGACCCGGAGCTGGCCGACTTCCTCATCCTGCGCATCCTGGACGAACCGGTCACCCACGCCGAACGCGAACGGGCGAGCGAACGGTCGGTCGCGGCAGTCGAGACCGCACGGGACGAGGGCACCGCCATCGACTGGGTCCGGTCGGAGATAATGACGAACGAGGACGACGAAGTCACTGGCACCCTCTGTCATTTCAGGGCCGAAACGGAGGACGCAATCTACGAGCACGCGGACTGCGCCGGGCTCCCGGTAACCCGAATCGAACGACGAGGCCAGCCGGTCGACGGGCCACAGCAGAGCTGA